A DNA window from Sulfitobacter noctilucicola contains the following coding sequences:
- a CDS encoding FAD-binding dehydrogenase → MTDFQADIIVVGAGLAGMVAAHEAVARGRKVLLLDQEAPQSLGGQAFWSLGGLFMVDTPEQRRLGIKDSRELALNDWMGSAQFDRHEDANPRLYAEQFIDWAAGPMRQWCHDLGMRWFPVVGWAERGGAQAHGHGNSVPRFHITWGTGTGVVAPFAKRMTEYAAAGQVKLGFRHRATDLIVTDGAVTGVRGDILENSTAARGESTSREVTGSFEYSAEAVILTTGGIGGNHDTVRKHWPEERLGKAPQRMVAGVPDYVDGKMHEIARSSGAGLINEDRMWHYCEGIQNWNSIWPNHGIRILPGPSSLWFDAKGDRMEAPYLPGFDTLGTLKRILQAGEHSWFILTQKIIEKEFALSGSEQNADLTDGGWMDVLKARLGKGATPAVEAFKKHGEDFVVADDLETLVAGMNRITPEMPIDLTHIRNQIAARDSQLDNPFAKDAQITAIRGARAYKGDKLIRTAKPHAILDKENGPLIAVRLSVVTRKSLGGLHTDIKGRVLTPSGAVLRGLYAAGEVCGFGGGGYHGYNALEGTFLGGCLFSGRIAGQNA, encoded by the coding sequence ATGACTGATTTTCAGGCAGATATCATAGTTGTAGGTGCCGGGCTGGCTGGCATGGTCGCCGCCCACGAAGCCGTGGCGCGGGGGCGCAAGGTTCTGCTTCTGGATCAGGAAGCGCCACAGTCTTTGGGCGGGCAGGCGTTCTGGTCTTTGGGTGGTCTATTTATGGTCGATACCCCTGAACAGCGGCGTTTGGGGATCAAGGACAGCCGAGAGCTGGCTCTCAATGATTGGATGGGGTCAGCGCAGTTTGATCGCCATGAGGATGCAAACCCGCGCCTTTATGCCGAGCAATTTATTGACTGGGCGGCAGGGCCGATGCGGCAATGGTGCCATGATCTTGGCATGCGGTGGTTTCCGGTGGTCGGCTGGGCCGAACGCGGCGGCGCGCAGGCGCACGGACACGGCAATTCGGTGCCACGGTTCCACATCACATGGGGAACAGGGACGGGCGTTGTCGCCCCTTTTGCCAAACGGATGACAGAATACGCGGCGGCAGGCCAAGTGAAACTTGGCTTCCGGCACCGCGCGACGGATTTGATTGTGACAGACGGCGCGGTGACCGGCGTGCGTGGCGACATTCTTGAAAACAGCACAGCGGCGCGGGGCGAAAGCACATCGCGCGAGGTCACCGGCAGCTTTGAGTACAGCGCCGAAGCAGTCATTTTGACCACTGGCGGCATTGGTGGAAATCACGACACCGTCCGTAAACACTGGCCGGAGGAGCGCTTGGGAAAAGCACCGCAGCGGATGGTTGCGGGCGTGCCCGATTATGTAGACGGGAAAATGCACGAGATCGCCCGCAGCAGCGGAGCAGGGCTGATCAATGAAGACCGCATGTGGCATTACTGCGAAGGCATTCAGAACTGGAATTCGATCTGGCCCAATCACGGCATTCGCATCCTTCCGGGGCCGTCTTCGCTTTGGTTCGACGCCAAGGGTGATCGAATGGAAGCGCCCTATCTGCCGGGTTTTGATACGCTGGGCACGCTCAAGCGTATCTTGCAAGCGGGGGAGCATAGCTGGTTTATCCTGACCCAAAAGATCATCGAGAAGGAATTCGCGTTGTCGGGGTCGGAGCAGAATGCGGATTTGACCGACGGTGGCTGGATGGATGTGCTGAAAGCGCGGTTGGGAAAGGGGGCAACGCCAGCGGTTGAGGCTTTCAAGAAACATGGTGAGGATTTTGTCGTCGCGGATGACCTTGAAACGCTTGTCGCCGGAATGAACAGGATCACACCGGAAATGCCCATTGACCTGACCCACATCCGCAATCAGATCGCGGCGCGGGACAGCCAACTGGACAACCCTTTTGCGAAAGACGCGCAGATCACCGCGATCCGCGGCGCGCGGGCCTACAAGGGTGACAAGCTGATCCGCACGGCCAAGCCACATGCAATTCTCGACAAGGAGAATGGTCCGCTTATTGCGGTGCGGTTGAGCGTGGTGACACGCAAATCACTAGGCGGGTTGCACACCGATATTAAGGGGCGTGTTTTGACCCCTTCAGGCGCGGTGCTGCGTGGCCTGTATGCCGCTGGCGAGGTCTGCGGATTTGGTGGTGGCGGCTATCACGGATATAATGCGCTGGAGGGAACATTCCTTGGGGGATGCTTATTCTCTGGCCGGATTGCAGGACAAAACGCATGA
- a CDS encoding acyl-homoserine-lactone synthase, with protein sequence MLRYLYADQLYKHPKLARAMFLDRADQFRTRLGWDVAVDADGGERDEYDEMNPLYVIWEEPGGGHGGSMRFLPTTGSVMINDHFGDLIDGPVCSPLIWECTRFCLKRGAGGHVAAALMLGGGEIMQGYGIKHFVGVFDARMIRIYRMIGSSPEVLGSQGTGKDQISVGLWDFTLEAQAQIAERAGITLEQSRFWFDQGLGNIRNQPWVKTA encoded by the coding sequence ATGCTGCGATACCTCTACGCCGATCAACTGTACAAACACCCCAAACTGGCCCGCGCAATGTTCTTGGATCGGGCTGACCAGTTTCGAACCCGTTTGGGCTGGGATGTCGCAGTGGATGCCGACGGGGGCGAGCGGGATGAATACGACGAGATGAACCCCCTTTACGTGATCTGGGAAGAACCGGGTGGCGGGCACGGTGGCTCCATGCGTTTTTTGCCAACGACGGGTTCTGTGATGATCAACGACCATTTCGGCGACTTGATTGATGGGCCGGTTTGCAGTCCGCTCATTTGGGAATGCACACGGTTCTGCCTTAAGCGCGGCGCGGGCGGACATGTTGCGGCGGCCTTGATGCTTGGCGGGGGCGAGATCATGCAGGGGTATGGTATCAAACACTTTGTCGGTGTCTTCGATGCTCGCATGATACGGATCTATCGGATGATCGGTTCGTCGCCTGAAGTGCTCGGCAGTCAGGGCACCGGAAAGGATCAAATCTCGGTCGGTTTGTGGGATTTCACGCTGGAGGCACAGGCGCAGATCGCGGAGCGGGCAGGCATTACGCTAGAACAGTCGCGGTTCTGGTTTGATCAGGGCTTGGGAAATATTCGAAACCAGCCATGGGTAAAAACCGCCTGA
- a CDS encoding DUF4239 domain-containing protein, with protein MGSNELMYDIPSPLISLCLLGLMMLAMWLGYRIGFRRQHSETEQTRAQTIAVQGSLLGLLALLLGFTFSISLSRHDARSTSVVAEANAIGTAWLRLDFLEGASKTQAKVALLKYTRLRVEAGKLSADQHRERALYTTNAEAAFADVWSLAATNARDPGGPVAVSLTNALNDMIDALASRNAALDRHVPEIVLIMLFVTFILSGAMLGFSAGGNGSKPATPVYLMLTLIVVLVFLIVDLDRPRRGIIEVDQSPMQNLLTSFQAPQSQ; from the coding sequence ATGGGATCAAATGAATTGATGTACGACATTCCAAGCCCGTTAATTTCTTTGTGTCTCTTGGGACTGATGATGTTGGCGATGTGGCTGGGGTACCGTATCGGATTTCGCCGCCAGCATTCGGAAACCGAACAGACCAGAGCGCAGACCATCGCGGTGCAGGGATCTTTGCTGGGACTTTTGGCCTTGCTGCTTGGTTTTACGTTTTCCATCTCATTATCGCGACATGATGCCCGCTCTACTTCGGTCGTCGCCGAAGCCAATGCAATTGGTACGGCTTGGTTGCGATTGGACTTTTTGGAAGGCGCATCCAAGACGCAGGCGAAAGTGGCGCTGCTCAAATACACCAGATTGCGGGTTGAGGCTGGTAAATTGTCGGCGGATCAACATCGCGAACGCGCACTTTATACGACAAACGCCGAAGCCGCATTTGCCGATGTCTGGAGCCTTGCCGCGACAAACGCACGTGATCCGGGCGGTCCGGTAGCGGTGTCGCTGACAAATGCGCTGAACGATATGATTGACGCGCTGGCGTCACGCAATGCAGCACTGGACAGGCATGTGCCAGAAATCGTGCTGATCATGCTTTTCGTCACCTTCATCCTTTCAGGTGCGATGTTGGGCTTTTCCGCCGGGGGCAACGGGTCGAAACCGGCAACGCCCGTCTACCTGATGCTGACGCTGATCGTGGTCTTGGTGTTTCTTATCGTCGATCTGGACAGGCCCCGTCGTGGTATTATCGAGGTTGATCAAAGCCCGATGCAGAACCTGCTGACATCGTTTCAGGCACCGCAGTCCCAGTGA
- the ccrA gene encoding crotonyl-CoA carboxylase/reductase: protein MALDSNIAQYDAPEKDLYEVGEMPPMGHVPKQMYAWAIRRERHGDPDTAMLKEVVDVPELDSQDVLVLVMAAGVNYNGVWAALGQPISPFDGHKQPYHIAGSDAAGIVWAVGDKVKRWKVGDEVVIHCNQDDGDDEECNGGDPMYSPTQRIWGYETPDGSFSQFTRVQSQQLMPRPKHLTWEEAACYTLTLATAYRMLFGHEPHDLKPGQNVLVWGASGGLGSYAIQLINTAGANAIGVISDESKRDFVMDLGAKGVLNRKDFNCWGQLPKVGSDEYATWFAETRKFGKAIWDITGKGVNVDMVFEHPGESTFPVSTFVVKKGGMVVICAGTTGFNLTFDVRYMWMHQKRLQGSHFAHLKQASAANKLMLERRLDPCMSEVFAWDDLPEAHMKMMRNEHKPGNMSVLVQSPKTGLRTLEDALEARK from the coding sequence ATGGCACTTGATTCAAACATCGCTCAGTACGATGCACCTGAGAAGGACCTCTACGAGGTCGGCGAGATGCCCCCGATGGGCCACGTCCCAAAGCAGATGTATGCTTGGGCCATCCGCCGTGAACGGCACGGCGATCCTGATACTGCGATGCTGAAAGAAGTCGTCGATGTGCCAGAGCTAGACAGCCAGGATGTGCTGGTCCTCGTTATGGCGGCGGGTGTGAACTACAACGGCGTCTGGGCAGCACTAGGTCAGCCCATCAGCCCGTTTGACGGTCATAAGCAGCCCTATCACATCGCAGGCTCTGATGCGGCGGGCATCGTCTGGGCGGTTGGTGACAAAGTAAAGCGCTGGAAAGTCGGCGACGAAGTGGTGATCCACTGCAATCAGGACGATGGTGACGATGAGGAATGTAACGGTGGCGACCCGATGTATTCCCCGACACAGCGCATCTGGGGCTATGAAACACCGGATGGATCGTTCAGCCAGTTTACGCGCGTGCAGTCTCAGCAGCTGATGCCGCGGCCCAAGCACCTGACATGGGAAGAGGCGGCGTGTTATACGCTGACGCTCGCCACTGCGTACCGGATGCTTTTTGGCCACGAGCCGCATGACCTCAAGCCCGGACAGAACGTACTGGTCTGGGGCGCGTCAGGCGGTCTGGGATCTTATGCAATCCAGCTGATTAATACGGCGGGTGCTAACGCGATCGGCGTGATCTCCGATGAAAGCAAACGCGATTTTGTGATGGATCTGGGTGCCAAGGGCGTTCTGAACCGTAAGGACTTCAACTGCTGGGGCCAACTTCCCAAGGTGGGCAGCGACGAATACGCCACATGGTTTGCCGAGACGCGCAAGTTCGGCAAAGCGATCTGGGACATCACCGGCAAGGGTGTGAATGTCGACATGGTGTTCGAGCATCCCGGCGAGTCGACTTTTCCTGTTTCGACCTTCGTGGTCAAAAAGGGCGGTATGGTTGTGATCTGCGCGGGCACCACCGGCTTTAATCTCACATTCGACGTCCGTTATATGTGGATGCACCAGAAACGTCTGCAGGGCAGCCACTTTGCCCATCTCAAGCAGGCATCTGCGGCGAACAAGCTGATGCTTGAGCGGCGTCTTGATCCGTGCATGTCCGAGGTATTCGCCTGGGATGACCTGCCAGAAGCCCATATGAAAATGATGCGCAACGAGCATAAGCCCGGCAACATGTCTGTTTTGGTGCAGTCGCCCAAAACCGGACTGCGCACGCTGGAAGACGCATTGGAAGCACGTAAGTAA
- a CDS encoding 1-acyl-sn-glycerol-3-phosphate acyltransferase, with translation MTQTVQLPLWLFILILLFAAVTALSHLLLPSVRWFFRRRLERAVKQLNTRLKRPIEPFKLARRYDMIQRLIYDPEVSKEIVAYARKNGVPENVAFEKAREYAREIVPSFSAFAYFSFGIRLTRLLAKSVYRIETADTNDAVFNSIPKDATVVFVMNHRSNMDYVLVTYLAARDSALSYAVGEWARVWPLSWLIKSLGAYFIRRRSRGALYRKVLARYVQMATEGGVNQAFYPEGGLSLNGKLQEPKMGLMSYLVEGFDPEGERDVVFVPVAINYDRVLEDLVLIAADERGDRRFGARISVVVGFILRKLWQRLTWQETRFGTAAVTFGPPLSMREAGQDASVEALSEQLMGRIGDVMPILAVPAVCHLLLAHKELSEDILRSKVKALFDAAPSAYEVIDAEALPIQVTRALSGLEARGLIAKQGGTWSAVADQTAVLRFYANSIAQRVDGNAAIASEISAPAGS, from the coding sequence ATGACGCAAACTGTCCAATTGCCGCTTTGGCTTTTTATTCTGATCCTGCTTTTTGCGGCTGTGACGGCGCTTAGCCATTTGCTGCTGCCATCTGTCAGGTGGTTTTTCCGCCGTCGGCTGGAGCGCGCGGTCAAGCAGTTGAACACCCGTCTCAAGCGGCCGATCGAGCCGTTCAAACTGGCGCGGCGCTATGACATGATCCAGCGGCTGATTTACGATCCCGAAGTGTCGAAAGAGATCGTGGCCTATGCCCGCAAGAACGGCGTGCCCGAGAACGTGGCGTTTGAGAAAGCGCGCGAATATGCGCGGGAAATCGTGCCGAGCTTTTCAGCCTTTGCCTATTTCAGTTTCGGCATCCGGCTGACGCGTTTGCTGGCCAAGTCGGTGTACCGGATTGAAACGGCCGATACCAACGACGCGGTGTTCAATAGCATCCCAAAGGACGCAACGGTTGTCTTTGTGATGAACCATCGCAGCAATATGGACTACGTACTGGTAACCTATCTGGCGGCACGGGATTCCGCGCTGTCTTATGCGGTGGGGGAGTGGGCGCGTGTCTGGCCGCTGAGCTGGCTTATCAAGTCACTTGGTGCCTACTTTATCAGACGCCGTTCTCGCGGTGCGCTTTATCGTAAGGTATTGGCACGCTACGTCCAGATGGCGACCGAGGGTGGTGTTAATCAGGCTTTCTATCCCGAAGGTGGCTTGAGCCTGAACGGTAAGCTGCAAGAACCCAAAATGGGTTTGATGTCCTATCTTGTCGAAGGGTTCGACCCCGAGGGCGAGCGGGACGTTGTTTTTGTGCCGGTAGCCATCAATTATGACCGCGTGCTGGAAGACCTTGTGTTGATCGCTGCGGATGAACGCGGCGACAGACGTTTCGGTGCACGCATATCCGTGGTGGTGGGGTTCATTCTGCGCAAGCTGTGGCAGCGCCTGACATGGCAGGAAACGCGGTTTGGCACGGCGGCTGTGACCTTTGGCCCGCCGCTCTCCATGCGCGAGGCGGGGCAGGACGCGAGTGTCGAGGCATTGTCAGAGCAGTTGATGGGCCGCATCGGCGATGTGATGCCGATACTGGCTGTGCCTGCGGTTTGCCATCTGTTGCTGGCGCACAAGGAGCTTTCAGAGGATATCTTGCGTAGCAAGGTGAAGGCGCTTTTTGATGCGGCACCTTCGGCCTACGAAGTCATAGATGCGGAGGCCCTGCCGATTCAGGTCACACGTGCATTGAGCGGGCTCGAGGCGCGGGGGCTGATCGCAAAACAGGGCGGAACATGGTCTGCGGTTGCTGACCAGACCGCTGTGCTTCGCTTCTACGCGAATTCAATCGCACAGCGTGTGGATGGCAATGCTGCGATTGCATCCGAAATTTCTGCACCTGCTGGGTCATAA
- a CDS encoding helix-turn-helix transcriptional regulator, with product MGNKKQLEFILESLEQADTLAGLQTASEDLQRNLGIKHVAYHWVDSAGDQYGCGTYSLDWQARYIEQNYVRIDPVISGCFQRFHPVDWKQLDWSSKATRAFQAEAIEYGVGNQGYSIPVRGPNGQFALFTVNDSCEDDTWATFTEDKRPELILIAHFLNEKALDLEPGRTPEAVQPLSPREVDAITLLAIGYSRAQVADSLSISEHTLRVYIESARFKLGAINTTHAVARALSRGLIVV from the coding sequence ATGGGCAACAAAAAGCAACTGGAATTCATTCTGGAGAGTTTGGAACAAGCTGATACGCTTGCCGGTCTTCAGACGGCATCAGAAGACCTTCAACGTAATCTTGGCATAAAACACGTAGCGTATCATTGGGTGGATTCCGCCGGAGACCAATATGGATGCGGGACTTATTCGCTCGATTGGCAAGCCCGCTACATCGAACAGAATTACGTCAGGATTGATCCTGTCATCAGTGGCTGCTTCCAAAGGTTTCACCCCGTAGACTGGAAGCAACTGGATTGGTCGTCTAAAGCCACTCGCGCCTTTCAGGCCGAAGCGATTGAATACGGTGTCGGCAATCAAGGCTATTCAATTCCGGTCAGGGGTCCAAATGGACAATTCGCCCTGTTTACAGTCAATGACAGTTGTGAAGACGACACTTGGGCGACATTCACCGAAGACAAGCGGCCCGAATTGATTCTGATTGCGCATTTCCTCAATGAAAAAGCGCTCGATCTTGAACCCGGACGGACGCCAGAGGCGGTGCAGCCGCTCTCGCCACGGGAAGTCGACGCCATCACGCTGCTCGCCATCGGGTACAGCCGTGCGCAGGTCGCGGACAGTTTATCGATCTCTGAGCATACATTGCGAGTCTATATTGAGAGCGCAAGGTTCAAATTGGGGGCGATTAACACAACCCATGCGGTAGCGCGAGCATTAAGTCGGGGACTTATTGTAGTATAA
- the deoD gene encoding purine-nucleoside phosphorylase, whose product MTVHIGAEVGEIAETVLMPGDPYRAKWAAETFLTDAKLVNEVRGMLGFTGTWKGNRVTIQGSGMGMPSLSIYANELISTYNAQTLIRIGSCGGMQPHVGIRDVIIAMTASTITSPSSGIFRELNFAPTADWSLLRAAVAASEAKGTKTHVGGIYSSDVFYAERPDLDEQMVRHGILGVEMEAAELYTLAARHGRRALAVLTVSDHLQTGEALPSEDREKTFGDMVEIALEAAFA is encoded by the coding sequence ATGACCGTCCATATTGGTGCAGAAGTCGGCGAAATTGCTGAAACAGTTCTTATGCCTGGCGATCCCTATCGCGCGAAATGGGCGGCCGAAACCTTTCTCACGGATGCAAAACTTGTAAATGAAGTACGCGGCATGTTGGGATTTACCGGCACGTGGAAGGGCAACCGTGTTACCATTCAGGGGTCGGGCATGGGCATGCCATCGCTGTCCATATACGCGAATGAACTGATCTCGACCTATAATGCGCAAACCCTGATCCGCATCGGATCTTGCGGCGGAATGCAGCCGCACGTCGGCATCCGTGATGTCATTATCGCAATGACCGCCAGCACGATTACCTCGCCCTCTTCCGGCATCTTCCGCGAGCTGAACTTCGCCCCCACCGCTGACTGGTCGTTGCTGCGTGCAGCGGTTGCTGCATCCGAGGCAAAAGGCACAAAGACCCATGTCGGCGGCATCTATTCATCCGATGTGTTCTATGCCGAACGTCCAGATCTGGACGAACAGATGGTTCGCCACGGCATTCTCGGTGTCGAGATGGAAGCAGCCGAGCTCTATACGCTGGCCGCCCGGCATGGTCGCCGCGCATTGGCGGTGCTGACTGTGTCGGACCACCTACAAACAGGTGAAGCTCTGCCGTCAGAAGACCGTGAAAAGACCTTTGGCGATATGGTTGAAATCGCGCTTGAGGCGGCTTTCGCCTGA
- a CDS encoding urea carboxylase-associated family protein, with protein MTVLPPSDADARRAVKPVICYPVETLPQPAMATLTRARQTMTKTDEVLVPARDAKTFRVPAGHFFRITSVEGSQVGDLNLWNANDLSERFYSGKTRALHGTHITTGEQMWSSFPHLRPMATITHDTLEWYGMDAFGGSVHDVIGTRCDPYTHHLLKGGQYHHCCHSNLTRALADHLGVSLKEAEPHVHDVLNVFMCTGFTRDTGQYFMKASPVRPGDYLEFFAQIDLLGALSACPGGDCSAEHSSDSAQCYPLLIEVFAPAEGALDGWDAPATSGYDQTHGT; from the coding sequence ATGACAGTTCTTCCCCCCTCTGACGCGGACGCGCGGCGTGCCGTAAAGCCGGTGATTTGCTATCCGGTTGAAACGCTGCCGCAGCCTGCGATGGCCACGTTGACCCGCGCCCGCCAGACAATGACCAAGACTGACGAAGTTCTGGTCCCTGCGCGCGACGCCAAGACGTTTCGCGTGCCTGCCGGCCATTTCTTTCGCATCACTTCTGTTGAAGGATCACAGGTGGGCGACCTAAATCTGTGGAACGCGAACGACCTGAGCGAACGGTTCTACTCCGGTAAAACACGTGCGCTGCATGGCACCCACATAACAACCGGCGAACAGATGTGGAGCAGCTTTCCACATTTGCGGCCGATGGCGACGATTACACATGATACGCTGGAGTGGTATGGCATGGATGCCTTCGGCGGCTCTGTGCATGATGTGATTGGCACGCGGTGCGATCCCTATACGCACCATCTATTGAAAGGGGGGCAGTACCACCATTGCTGTCACTCCAACCTGACGCGGGCTTTGGCGGATCACCTTGGCGTTTCGCTAAAGGAGGCAGAGCCGCATGTGCATGATGTATTGAATGTCTTTATGTGTACGGGCTTCACGCGCGACACAGGGCAGTATTTCATGAAGGCCAGCCCTGTAAGGCCCGGTGACTATCTGGAGTTCTTTGCGCAAATTGATCTGCTTGGTGCGCTCAGCGCCTGTCCGGGTGGAGATTGCTCTGCCGAGCATTCATCGGATTCGGCGCAGTGCTATCCGCTGCTAATTGAGGTATTTGCCCCGGCCGAAGGGGCGCTCGATGGGTGGGACGCACCCGCCACAAGCGGATACGACCAGACGCACGGTACATGA
- a CDS encoding H-NS family nucleoid-associated regulatory protein, with the protein MQIDLKSMTRKELEKHLKDVKKALLSAQARDRREAQKAAEKAAAEFGFSLSDLSDGEKPARKSMKKWPKKPVKKSKPQFSNPSDPSQTWTGKGRQPNWYRTAVSEGTNPDDMRI; encoded by the coding sequence ATGCAAATAGATCTGAAATCAATGACTCGCAAAGAGCTTGAAAAACATCTTAAAGATGTAAAGAAAGCGTTGCTGTCAGCACAGGCACGGGATCGCCGTGAAGCGCAAAAAGCGGCGGAAAAAGCGGCAGCTGAATTCGGCTTCTCGCTTAGCGATCTGTCCGACGGGGAAAAACCGGCACGTAAGTCCATGAAAAAATGGCCTAAAAAACCGGTAAAGAAATCCAAACCTCAGTTCTCCAACCCCAGCGACCCCAGCCAGACCTGGACCGGAAAAGGGCGTCAGCCCAATTGGTACCGCACAGCGGTATCCGAGGGTACAAACCCTGATGATATGCGTATTTGA
- a CDS encoding protein meaA yields the protein MTEQKKDRPWLIRTYAGHSTAEASNALYRSNLAKGQTGLSVAFDLPTQTGYDSDHILSRGEVGKVGVPVSHLGDMRMLFRDIPLDQMNTSMTINATAPWLLSLYIAVAEEQGADISKLQGTVQNDLIKEYLSRGTYICPPAPSLKMIADVAEYCYTNVPKWNPMNVCSYHLQEAGATPEQELAFALATATAVLDQLRPRVDEKDFPALVGRISFFVNAGIRFVTEMCKMRAFVDLWDEICEKRYGVTDPKYRRFRYGVQVNSLGLTEQQPENNVYRILIEMLAVTLSKKARARAVQLPAWNEALGLPRPWDQQWSMRMQQILAYETDLLEFDDLFDGNPAVDAKVEELKEGARAELALLDGMGGAIDAIDYMKGRLVESNSDRLGRIEAGETVVVGVNKWQQGEPSPLMTGDGGIMVVDPAVEAEQIDRLNAWRAERDEAAVKAALADLRAAAAEGRNVMPASVAAAKAGVTTGEWAAQMRAVHGEYRGPTGVAKGQSNKTEGLDDLRNAVDAVSDRLGRRLKFLVGKPGLDGHSNGAEQIAVRARDCGMDIAYEGIRLTPSEIVSAAQADEAHVVGLSILSGSHIPLVEDLMKQMREASLGHIPVIVGGIIPDDDAARLTAMGVARVYTPKDFELNMIMQDIVTLADPEPVAAE from the coding sequence ATGACTGAGCAGAAAAAAGACCGCCCCTGGTTGATCCGGACATACGCCGGCCACTCCACTGCCGAGGCCTCTAACGCGCTCTACCGGTCCAATCTGGCCAAAGGGCAGACCGGTCTGTCCGTTGCCTTCGATCTGCCCACTCAAACAGGCTATGACAGCGATCATATCCTGTCGCGCGGCGAGGTCGGTAAAGTTGGTGTGCCCGTCAGCCATCTAGGGGATATGCGGATGCTTTTCCGCGACATTCCTCTGGACCAGATGAACACGTCGATGACGATCAATGCGACGGCACCTTGGCTCTTGTCGCTTTATATCGCTGTGGCCGAAGAACAAGGCGCGGACATTTCGAAGCTGCAAGGCACAGTGCAGAACGACCTGATCAAAGAATACCTCTCACGCGGCACCTATATTTGCCCGCCTGCACCATCGCTCAAGATGATCGCGGACGTGGCAGAGTATTGTTATACCAATGTCCCCAAATGGAACCCGATGAACGTGTGTTCCTATCACCTGCAAGAAGCCGGTGCGACACCGGAGCAGGAATTGGCTTTCGCACTTGCGACAGCAACGGCCGTATTGGACCAGTTGCGTCCGCGTGTAGATGAAAAAGACTTCCCGGCACTCGTTGGCCGTATCTCGTTCTTTGTAAATGCAGGCATTCGTTTCGTCACCGAGATGTGCAAAATGCGCGCCTTCGTCGATCTATGGGACGAAATTTGCGAAAAGCGGTACGGCGTAACAGATCCGAAATACCGCCGTTTTCGCTATGGCGTGCAGGTGAACTCGCTTGGCCTGACCGAACAGCAGCCTGAAAACAACGTTTACCGTATCCTTATCGAAATGCTGGCCGTCACGCTTTCCAAAAAAGCCCGCGCCCGCGCCGTCCAATTGCCAGCGTGGAACGAAGCGCTTGGCCTGCCGCGTCCATGGGATCAGCAATGGTCCATGCGCATGCAACAGATTTTGGCCTATGAAACGGATTTGCTCGAATTCGACGATCTTTTTGATGGCAACCCTGCGGTGGATGCCAAGGTCGAAGAATTGAAAGAAGGGGCGCGCGCCGAATTGGCCTTGCTTGACGGCATGGGCGGCGCAATTGACGCGATCGATTACATGAAGGGCCGTCTGGTCGAGAGCAATTCAGACCGCCTGGGCCGGATCGAAGCAGGTGAAACCGTGGTCGTGGGCGTGAATAAATGGCAGCAGGGCGAACCTTCCCCACTGATGACCGGCGATGGCGGCATTATGGTCGTCGACCCTGCCGTTGAGGCCGAACAGATTGACCGTCTGAACGCATGGCGTGCAGAGCGTGATGAAGCAGCAGTGAAGGCCGCACTCGCGGACCTGCGTGCCGCCGCCGCCGAGGGGCGCAATGTCATGCCAGCGTCTGTTGCAGCCGCCAAAGCAGGTGTCACAACCGGCGAATGGGCCGCGCAAATGCGTGCCGTTCATGGCGAATACCGCGGGCCAACCGGTGTGGCCAAGGGCCAATCGAACAAGACCGAAGGTTTGGATGATCTGCGCAATGCCGTGGATGCTGTCAGCGACCGTCTGGGTCGCCGCCTCAAGTTCCTCGTCGGCAAACCGGGCCTGGACGGCCACTCAAACGGGGCCGAGCAGATCGCAGTACGTGCACGCGACTGCGGTATGGACATCGCCTATGAAGGCATCCGCCTGACCCCTTCCGAAATCGTCAGCGCCGCACAGGCAGATGAGGCACATGTGGTCGGCCTGTCGATCCTTTCGGGTTCGCACATTCCATTGGTCGAAGACCTGATGAAACAAATGCGCGAAGCGAGCCTCGGGCATATTCCAGTAATTGTTGGCGGTATTATTCCTGATGACGATGCCGCACGCCTAACAGCGATGGGTGTGGCACGTGTTTATACGCCCAAGGATTTTGAACTGAATATGATCATGCAGGATATTGTGACACTGGCTGACCCCGAACCGGTGGCAGCTGAATAG